From a region of the Carettochelys insculpta isolate YL-2023 chromosome 29, ASM3395843v1, whole genome shotgun sequence genome:
- the NXPH4 gene encoding neurexophilin-4: protein MPRGLCPAEMKLLRCLLPAIFSPWLLLLKLVCAEGHLPRTLGYVELGPSGTLKPLPPSALKPPARLFPGEPAKALPGALSPWAWPRNQTGMEVRVPRKPSLKAGRARKIFGWGDFYFNIKTLKFSLLVTGKIVDHVNGTFSVYFRHNSSSLGNVSVSIVPPGKVVEFDLLGPPPASRPPEPQQDTLPEAKEPKAFNCHVEYEKTDRARKNKPCLYDPAKVCFTEHTQSQAAWLCSKPFKVICIFVSFCSFDYKLVQKVCPDYNFQHERPYFG from the exons atgcCGCGGGGGCTCTGCCCCGCCGAGATGAAGCTGCTGCGCTGCCTCCTGCCCGCGATTttcagcccctggctgctgctgctgaag CTGGTCTGCGCGGAGGGCCACctgcccaggaccctgggctatgtggagctgggcccctcgGGCACGCTGAAGCCCCTCCCGCCGAGCGCCCTGAAGCCACCAGCCCGGCTGTTCCCCGGGGAGCCCGCCAAGGCCCTGCCGGGCGCCCTGAGCCCCTGGGCGTGGCCCAGGAACCAGACGGGCATGGAGGTGCGGGTGCCGCGCAAGCCCTCGCTCAAGGCTGGCCGGGCTCGGAAGATCTTCGGCTGGGGCGACTTCTACTTCAACATCAAGACCCTCAAGTTCAGCCTGCTGGTGACGGGCAAGATCGTGGATCACGTCAACGGCACCTTCAGCGTCTACTTCCGCCACAACTCCTCCAGCCTGGGCAACGTCTCGGTCAGCATCGTGCCCCCAGGGAAGGTGGTGGAATTTGACCTGCTGGGGCCCCCGCCGGCCTCCCGGCCCCCCGAGCCCCAGCAGGACACCCTGCCCGAAGCCAAGGAGCCCAAGGCCTTCAACTGCCACGTGGAGTACGAGAAGACCGACCGGGCGCGGAAGAACAAGCCCTGCCTGTACGACCCGGCCAAGGTGTGTTTCACGGAACACACCCAGAGCCAGGCCGCCTGGCTGTGCTCCAAGCCCTTCAAGGTCATCTGCATCTTCGTCTCCTTCTGCAGCTTCGACTACAAGCTGGTGCAGAAGGTCTGTCCCGACTACAACTTCCAGCACGAGCGCCCCTACTTCGGCTGA